Proteins encoded by one window of Candidatus Zixiibacteriota bacterium:
- a CDS encoding IS1182 family transposase — protein MAYRYGKRHEQSLFPASIEDYVPSDAPVRVYDVFVDALDFGDLGIELDSCKVGNSSYDPRSMLKLLVYGYSYGIRSSRKLERETHYNLSFIWLTGGLKPDHKTIAEFRRKHKGALRKVLKQCARLCLKLNLIAGNTLFVDGSKVRANASLSHHWTEDRCLKRLEKIDGRIEEILSECDLADDQESGIGSLVAIQEELSDQQTLRRKVQDTLKQLQSAQKASINTTDPDCVRIHGRQGSHAGYNMQSVIDEKEGLIVHTDVVNDNNDLGQISDQVEGAHEVLDKPCKTVCADAGYCNYDELEKLDGEDIKLVVPSKRQASKKPAKPFDKSKFEYDSENDVYICPAGQTLSYRYTREGKKKDYMAGVSVCCQCCYFGECTTNSRDGRKIVRYVNEEFRERLESEYEQPDSQAIYELRKQKAELPFGHIKRNLNADHFLLRGLDGVRAEASLLASCFNLARMITLIGVPALIAKLAN, from the coding sequence ATGGCATATCGATACGGCAAGCGTCATGAACAGTCTCTATTCCCTGCGAGCATCGAGGATTATGTACCATCAGATGCTCCAGTTCGGGTATATGACGTCTTTGTCGATGCTCTCGATTTTGGTGACTTAGGTATCGAATTGGATTCATGCAAGGTTGGCAATTCATCGTACGATCCGAGGTCAATGCTGAAGTTGTTGGTATATGGTTATTCCTACGGGATTCGCAGCAGTCGCAAGCTTGAGCGGGAGACTCATTACAATTTGAGTTTTATCTGGTTGACTGGCGGTTTGAAACCGGATCATAAGACGATAGCGGAGTTTCGCCGGAAGCATAAGGGAGCTTTGCGTAAGGTTCTCAAGCAATGCGCACGTCTTTGCCTTAAGCTGAACTTGATTGCTGGCAACACCTTGTTTGTCGACGGCAGTAAGGTTCGAGCTAACGCCTCACTGAGTCATCATTGGACTGAGGATCGTTGCCTCAAACGCCTTGAGAAGATCGACGGTCGCATCGAAGAGATTCTATCAGAATGTGATCTTGCGGATGATCAGGAATCGGGTATCGGATCGTTGGTAGCGATTCAAGAAGAGCTTTCGGATCAGCAGACGCTGAGACGCAAGGTGCAAGATACTCTCAAGCAGTTGCAGTCTGCTCAGAAAGCTTCAATTAACACGACTGATCCGGATTGCGTTCGTATTCATGGTCGTCAGGGTTCTCATGCCGGTTACAATATGCAGTCGGTTATTGATGAGAAGGAGGGATTGATCGTTCATACCGATGTGGTTAATGACAATAACGATCTGGGTCAGATTTCCGATCAAGTCGAAGGTGCGCATGAGGTGTTAGATAAACCTTGCAAGACAGTCTGTGCGGATGCCGGTTACTGCAATTACGATGAATTAGAAAAGCTAGATGGTGAAGATATCAAGCTTGTAGTGCCTTCGAAGCGTCAGGCCAGCAAAAAGCCGGCTAAGCCATTCGACAAGTCGAAGTTTGAATATGACAGTGAGAACGATGTTTATATTTGTCCTGCAGGTCAGACATTGAGTTATCGCTATACCAGGGAAGGGAAGAAGAAGGATTACATGGCTGGAGTGAGTGTTTGTTGCCAGTGTTGCTATTTTGGCGAGTGCACTACAAACAGCAGGGATGGCCGCAAGATTGTACGATACGTTAATGAGGAATTTCGCGAGAGGCTTGAATCAGAATATGAACAACCTGATTCACAGGCGATCTACGAGCTTCGCAAGCAGAAAGCAGAGTTGCCGTTTGGCCATATAAAGCGAAATCTCAACGCCGATCATTTTCTGCTACGCGGTTTGGATGGTGTACGTGCCGAAGCGTCATTGCTGGCCAGTTGCTTCAATCTTGCCCGCATGATCACCCTAATAGGAGTGCCCGCTCTGATCGCAAAGCTGGCGAATTGA